The DNA sequence AAAATTTCTTCGGAAAAGGAAGGAACGCTACAAACTTTGTCGGAGTGACTATCGGAACGGGGCTTGGCAGCGGAATCATTATCGAAAACAAACTGTATCAGGGCGTAAACACCGGAGCCGGAGAAATAGGAAGCATATCTTATAAGGATGGAATTATCGAGCAATATTGCGCCAGCGGGTTTTTTACTTCCCGCGGATTAGATGGAGAAAAACTCTATCTGGAAGCCAAAAAAGGAGATCAAAAAGCATTGGAAGTTTTTAAGGATTACGGAAAAAACCTGGCTGAGGTTGTCAAAATAGTTTTATACGCCTACGATCCTGAAACCATAATTCTGGGCGGATCCATAAGTAATTCATATGAGTTTTTTATTGATGCCGTTTGGCAGGGACTTGAGGATTTTATGTTTCCTGTTGAATTAAAGAAACTCAAAATAGAAAAATCACAACTTAAAAACAGCGCCGTTTTAGGAGCTGCTGCACTGGTTTACAATTTTAATAGTGTAGCAGTATAAGGACTGCACCAAAACAGTTGAAAACCATTTGAATAGAACTAACAAACAAAGACCAAAATTATTAACTAAAACAGTATTACAATGAAAAATAGTCTACAAAAAGGCTTACTGGTTATTTTAACCATGCTATGTACTAGCTTGATGTATTCGCAGGAAGTGTCAGGGCTGGTTTCGGATTCTAATGGGCCGCTCCCTGGCGTTTCGATTATAGTAAAAGGAAGCAAAAATGAAGCTCAAACCGATTTTGATGGAAGATTTACGATTAAAAATGTAGGGAAAGGCGCGGTATTGATCTTTAGTTACATAGGTCTTAAAAACCAAGAAGTAAACGTAGGGGACAAAACCAAGATAAATGTAACGATGGCGCAAGACCGCAGCGAGTTAAATGAAGTGGTGGTAGTGGGTTACGGAACCGCAAAAAAGAAAGATTTAACAGGGGCGGTGGACGTACTTTCGTCTAAGGATTTTGATGGAGTTTCAAATACTTCACCGGCTTTATTGTTAAGAGGTAAAGTAGCGGGCGTACAAGTTACACAAACCAGCGGAGAGCCGGGTTCTGCCGTAACCATTCGGGTGCGAGGTTCTTCTTCTGTACGTTCGGGTAACGGACCTTTGATTGTGGTAGACGGTGTTCCGTTAAGCGGTGGAGACGTATCGGCAGAAGGGGCTGATTTACTGGGAACCTCTTCGGCGAAAAATCCTTTAAATTTTATAAATGAAGCAGATATCGAGTCTATTTCGGTGTTAAAAGATGCTTCGTCTACCGCGATATACGGTGCTCGTGGCGCAAATGGTGTGATTGTAATTACGACCAAAAAGGGAAAATCTAATGTTCCTGAATTCAACTTTAGTACCTCAACTCAGTTCAGTACAAAAGCCGGAAATTTTGGTGTCATGAATGCGAATCAGTTTGTGGCAGCCAGTAAAGCAGCCGGAGTACCTTCTATACCGGCAGATCCTGTGACAGGGACTCCACAAATTAATAATCAGGATTTTGGAGGAAGAAATTACAATTGGCAAGATGCTGTATTGCAGAAAGGAATAGCAATAAACAATACTTTATCTTTCAATTCGGCAAGCGAGAATTCGAGTACGAGAGTTTCTTTTTCTACAAGCAATAATAAAGGAATTGTAAAAAACACCGGTTTGGACAAGTACACCGTTTCGTTTTTCAACTCCAATAATTTTTTCGATAAAATACTAAAAGTAGATACGAAATTGCTTTATGCGAGCATAAACGACGAAACGACTTTAATAACAAACAACGCGAGTTACATCGGGAATGTTATTGGTGCAGCTTTATATTGGAATCCAACGCGACCAATTTACAATGCCGACGGACATTATAATGTGGTAAGCGAAACCTACCTGAATCCGGTACAATTATTAGACTCTTATAAAGATTATACAAACACCAATAAATTATTAGGAAGCATTAATGCGGTACTTCGATTAGGAAGTCACTTTAAATACAA is a window from the Flavobacterium cupriresistens genome containing:
- a CDS encoding ROK family protein produces the protein MSERKIIGVDMGGTKIHTSLILGNEIISECLLNTPAKESEQIVLDRLIEAIEQVYQPDCEGIGIGVPSVVDWKEGIVYDVVAIPSWKEVHLKKILENHFKIPVYVNNDSNCFALGENFFGKGRNATNFVGVTIGTGLGSGIIIENKLYQGVNTGAGEIGSISYKDGIIEQYCASGFFTSRGLDGEKLYLEAKKGDQKALEVFKDYGKNLAEVVKIVLYAYDPETIILGGSISNSYEFFIDAVWQGLEDFMFPVELKKLKIEKSQLKNSAVLGAAALVYNFNSVAV